Proteins encoded within one genomic window of Pseudalkalibacillus sp. SCS-8:
- a CDS encoding O-methyltransferase produces MISDEMKHYIEELVPERTPEVLEMEQQAREGNVPIMDLIGMEALLQVIRLHKPKKILEIGAAIGYSGIRMIQAMPESNLVTVERDPERYSQAVDNIAKVGMQKSITILEGDALELTDTIRAHGPYDFIFIDAAKGQYKRFFQEYEKMLVPEGVIVSDNVLFRGFVAKTDDQIESKRFRKLTEKIRGYNEFLYEQSHFITSILPVGDGMAISILKPKE; encoded by the coding sequence ATGATTTCGGATGAAATGAAGCACTATATAGAGGAACTTGTTCCAGAAAGAACGCCAGAAGTACTTGAAATGGAGCAGCAAGCGCGCGAAGGGAACGTTCCCATCATGGATTTAATCGGTATGGAAGCTTTATTACAAGTCATACGTCTCCACAAGCCGAAAAAAATATTGGAAATTGGTGCAGCAATCGGCTATTCAGGCATCCGTATGATCCAAGCGATGCCAGAAAGCAATCTTGTGACAGTCGAACGCGATCCTGAACGATATTCCCAGGCAGTGGATAACATCGCAAAGGTAGGCATGCAGAAGTCGATTACGATACTCGAAGGGGATGCGCTTGAATTGACGGATACCATCCGTGCGCATGGTCCTTATGACTTTATTTTCATAGATGCGGCCAAAGGACAGTACAAGCGGTTTTTTCAAGAGTATGAAAAAATGCTTGTTCCTGAAGGTGTCATCGTCAGCGACAACGTCCTATTTCGTGGTTTTGTGGCGAAGACGGACGACCAAATTGAATCGAAGAGGTTCAGAAAGCTTACGGAAAAGATCAGGGGCTATAATGAATTCCTCTATGAACAATCGCATTTCATAACATCAATATTACCTGTCGGTGACGGGATGGCAATCAGTATATTGAAGCCGAAAGAATAA
- the mltG gene encoding endolytic transglycosylase MltG yields MLQPNLDQDTILRRNQEAKVVRRIVILILTIIILAIIGVGIGGYVYIKGALEPVDKTNKKPIEVEIPIGTSTSQIANKLEDKGVIKSALVFKYYVKYKNDNDFQAGNYELNQSMGLKEVIASLKDGKVYKKAEMTVRIAEGLRIPEVAAKIADQTDYSEEEILKKMKDEEYIKSLMAKYPVLDKKILDDDIIWPLEGYLFPATYEFYKKDPALESIIESMIKKTSTVVSKYQAGIDESKYSTHEILTLASVIEEEARKVEDRHMVSGVFYNRLKKGMKLQSDVTVTYAQQESKVTVTYKDTEVDSPYNTYNQTGLPIGPISSPGESAIKAAVNPEANPYYYFFARPNGEVLYAKNLDEHNKIKQKYIQEWRDIANKDND; encoded by the coding sequence GTGCTTCAACCAAATCTTGATCAAGATACCATACTGCGCCGAAATCAGGAGGCGAAGGTTGTAAGAAGAATTGTCATACTCATTCTTACAATCATCATTCTCGCCATCATTGGTGTCGGAATCGGTGGCTATGTATATATAAAAGGTGCTCTTGAACCTGTAGATAAAACGAATAAGAAACCGATCGAGGTCGAAATTCCGATCGGAACATCGACAAGTCAAATCGCAAACAAATTGGAAGACAAAGGTGTCATCAAAAGTGCACTTGTATTCAAATACTATGTGAAATATAAAAACGATAACGACTTCCAAGCTGGAAACTATGAATTGAATCAATCCATGGGGTTGAAAGAAGTCATCGCTTCTTTAAAGGATGGAAAGGTTTATAAAAAAGCCGAAATGACTGTAAGAATTGCTGAAGGTCTACGTATACCTGAAGTAGCCGCTAAAATTGCCGATCAGACGGACTACTCTGAAGAAGAAATCCTGAAGAAAATGAAGGATGAGGAATATATCAAATCCTTAATGGCGAAATACCCTGTCCTGGATAAAAAAATCCTGGATGACGATATCATTTGGCCATTGGAAGGGTACTTATTCCCAGCCACATATGAATTCTATAAGAAAGACCCTGCATTGGAATCGATCATTGAATCGATGATCAAAAAGACAAGCACGGTCGTATCAAAATATCAAGCTGGTATTGATGAAAGTAAGTATTCCACCCATGAAATCCTTACACTAGCCTCTGTCATTGAAGAAGAGGCGAGGAAAGTGGAAGACCGGCACATGGTTTCCGGTGTGTTCTATAACCGGTTGAAAAAAGGGATGAAGCTTCAATCCGACGTAACGGTTACGTATGCGCAACAAGAATCAAAGGTCACAGTCACGTACAAGGATACTGAAGTGGATTCACCTTACAATACCTATAATCAAACCGGATTACCGATTGGACCGATATCCTCACCAGGGGAGTCCGCAATCAAGGCTGCTGTAAACCCTGAGGCAAACCCATATTATTATTTCTTTGCCCGTCCAAATGGTGAAGTGTTGTATGCTAAAAACCTGGATGAGCATAATAAAATCAAACAAAAGTATATTCAGGAATGGCGAGATATTGCCAATAAAGATAACGATTAA
- a CDS encoding DUF1292 domain-containing protein: MAEEEKERIIIPDENGEEHLFEVLFTFDVDETEKSYMVLVPVESSEDEEDVEVFAFRYEEKGEKEDDIELFPIETDQEWDMVEEMLNTFQDSEEL, translated from the coding sequence ATGGCAGAAGAAGAAAAAGAGCGGATCATCATTCCAGATGAGAATGGAGAGGAACATTTATTTGAAGTTCTTTTCACATTCGATGTGGATGAGACCGAAAAGTCTTACATGGTACTTGTACCAGTAGAAAGCTCAGAAGATGAAGAGGATGTCGAGGTATTCGCCTTCCGCTATGAAGAAAAAGGTGAGAAGGAAGATGACATCGAACTATTCCCAATTGAGACAGATCAAGAATGGGATATGGTTGAAGAAATGTTGAACACATTCCAGGATTCCGAAGAACTATAA
- the ruvX gene encoding Holliday junction resolvase RuvX: MRKLGLDVGTKTVGIALSDALGWTAQGIETYRRKGDLDQDIGYIKELIEKHDVDQVVVGLPKNMNGTIGPSGEMCQEFAKQIEERLNITTVLWDERLTTAAAERMLIDADVSRKKRKGVIDKMAAVLILQSYLDSPAAN, from the coding sequence ATGCGAAAACTTGGATTAGACGTCGGTACGAAAACGGTCGGAATTGCATTAAGCGATGCACTGGGCTGGACAGCTCAAGGAATCGAAACATACCGGCGTAAGGGGGACCTCGATCAAGACATCGGCTATATAAAAGAATTGATTGAAAAGCACGATGTTGATCAAGTGGTCGTTGGGCTCCCCAAAAACATGAATGGAACGATCGGCCCTAGTGGAGAAATGTGTCAAGAATTCGCCAAGCAGATTGAGGAAAGGTTAAATATAACTACCGTCCTCTGGGATGAACGATTGACTACAGCGGCTGCTGAGCGGATGTTAATTGACGCAGATGTGAGCCGTAAGAAGCGTAAAGGGGTCATTGATAAAATGGCAGCTGTTTTGATCTTGCAAAGTTATCTTGATAGCCCAGCTGCAAATTAG
- a CDS encoding IreB family regulatory phosphoprotein, which translates to MSSFDKTVKFNFHDDSMDTNVKHVLLSVYDSLQDKGYNPINQIVGYLLSGDPAYIPRHNDARSKIRKLERDELIEELVKSYLVQHQESER; encoded by the coding sequence ATGAGCTCATTTGACAAAACGGTAAAGTTTAATTTCCATGATGATTCCATGGATACCAATGTCAAGCATGTATTGTTGTCTGTGTACGACTCCTTGCAAGACAAAGGGTACAATCCGATTAATCAGATCGTCGGTTATCTGCTGTCTGGAGACCCAGCTTATATTCCTCGACACAATGATGCGAGAAGTAAGATCCGTAAGCTGGAACGTGATGAATTGATCGAGGAGCTTGTGAAATCCTATTTAGTGCAGCATCAAGAAAGTGAGAGATAA
- the alaS gene encoding alanine--tRNA ligase: MKTLTSAQVRQMFLDFFKEKGHKVEPSASLVPHEDPSLLWINSGVATLKKYFDGRVIPENPRIVNAQKSIRTNDIENVGKTARHHTFFEMLGNFSIGDYFKKEAIHWAWEFLTSEKWLGIDPERLAVTIHPEDDEAHDIWHNEIGLPKEKIIRLEENFWDIGEGPSGPNTEIFFDRGEKYGNDPDDPELYPGGENERHLEIWNLVFSQFNHNPDGSYTPLPKKNIDTGMGLERVICALQDAPTNYETDLFMPMIEETERISGIKYGKEKELDTAFKVIADHIRTVTFAVADGALPSNEGRGYVLRRLVRRAIRFAKQLDISKPFMYELVPVVADVMKEFYPNVLENAEFIQKVVKNEEERFHETINEGIAILSEMIKQAKERGQTELTGSDAFKLYDTYGFPLELTEEYVEEEGMTVNRPQFQVEMEAQRERARAARQDTGSMQVQTSVLSDIKDESEFIGYDHLSASSKVNVIVKGTETVEEVNAGEEVLVVLDKTPFYAESGGQIADKGTLSNDDVFAVVKDVQKAPNGQNLHTVLVEKGTLRVNDSLEAVVNETSRKGIIKNHTATHLLHQALKDVLGKHVNQAGSLVTKDRLRFDFSHFNQVTTEEIEQIESIVNEKIWNSIPVDKMIKPIEEAKAMGAMALFGEKYGSEVRVVQVGDYSLELCGGCHVKNTAEIGLFKIVTESGIGAGTRRIEAVTSEAAYRHLSGQVQTLKETAQALKTNLNDVPTKVEGLQSQIRDLQRENESLKSKLANIEAGSLTDEVKEVNGVKILAKKVSASDMNNLRSIVDDVKNKIGSGIVVLGSAQNEKVNIVAGVTDDLTKEGYHAGKIVKEVASRCGGGGGGRPDMAQAGGKQPEKLDEALNYVYEFVNSIS, encoded by the coding sequence ATGAAAACACTGACATCTGCTCAAGTAAGACAAATGTTCCTTGATTTCTTCAAAGAAAAAGGGCATAAGGTTGAGCCGAGTGCATCCCTTGTACCTCATGAAGATCCGTCTCTTTTATGGATCAACAGTGGTGTAGCAACATTGAAGAAGTATTTTGATGGCCGTGTCATTCCGGAAAATCCACGTATCGTCAATGCTCAAAAATCGATCCGTACGAATGATATCGAAAATGTCGGGAAAACAGCTCGGCACCATACATTCTTTGAAATGCTAGGTAACTTTTCGATTGGTGACTATTTCAAGAAAGAAGCGATTCATTGGGCATGGGAATTCCTCACGAGTGAAAAATGGCTTGGAATCGACCCTGAAAGGCTTGCTGTCACCATCCATCCTGAGGATGACGAAGCACATGATATTTGGCACAACGAAATCGGTCTTCCGAAAGAAAAAATTATTCGCCTGGAAGAAAACTTCTGGGACATCGGAGAGGGACCGAGTGGGCCAAACACAGAAATTTTCTTCGACCGAGGAGAGAAATACGGAAATGATCCGGATGACCCTGAATTATATCCGGGCGGAGAGAATGAACGACATTTGGAAATATGGAATCTCGTCTTCTCCCAGTTCAACCACAATCCGGACGGAAGCTATACACCGCTTCCGAAGAAGAACATTGATACAGGGATGGGGCTTGAACGTGTCATTTGTGCCCTTCAGGACGCTCCTACAAACTACGAGACCGACTTGTTCATGCCGATGATCGAAGAAACAGAACGGATCTCTGGTATCAAATACGGAAAAGAGAAAGAACTAGATACAGCATTCAAGGTCATCGCAGACCATATTCGAACTGTGACATTCGCAGTAGCGGATGGCGCACTTCCTTCAAATGAAGGACGCGGTTATGTCCTGAGACGTCTTGTTCGACGGGCGATTCGATTTGCCAAACAGCTCGATATCAGCAAACCGTTCATGTATGAATTGGTCCCTGTCGTAGCGGACGTCATGAAAGAATTCTATCCGAATGTACTTGAAAATGCTGAATTCATCCAGAAAGTGGTCAAGAACGAAGAAGAGCGTTTCCATGAAACAATCAACGAAGGAATTGCTATCCTTTCTGAAATGATCAAGCAAGCGAAAGAACGAGGACAAACTGAACTGACAGGCTCAGATGCTTTCAAGCTTTATGACACATATGGGTTCCCGCTAGAATTAACTGAGGAGTATGTGGAAGAAGAGGGGATGACCGTCAACCGCCCTCAATTCCAAGTGGAGATGGAAGCCCAGCGCGAACGAGCGCGTGCAGCCCGTCAAGATACAGGCTCTATGCAGGTCCAAACGAGTGTGTTAAGTGATATTAAGGACGAGAGCGAATTCATCGGATATGATCATCTCAGTGCATCCTCCAAAGTGAATGTCATTGTAAAAGGCACGGAAACAGTAGAGGAAGTGAATGCAGGCGAAGAAGTCCTTGTCGTACTGGACAAGACACCGTTTTATGCGGAAAGTGGAGGACAAATCGCTGATAAAGGGACCCTTAGCAATGATGACGTATTTGCCGTTGTAAAAGATGTCCAAAAGGCTCCGAATGGTCAAAACCTACACACGGTCCTTGTAGAAAAAGGCACGTTACGAGTAAATGATTCACTAGAAGCAGTAGTCAATGAAACAAGCCGTAAAGGCATCATCAAGAACCATACGGCTACCCATTTGCTGCACCAAGCATTGAAGGACGTGCTCGGAAAACATGTCAACCAAGCAGGTTCTCTTGTCACAAAAGACCGTTTACGATTCGACTTCTCCCACTTCAATCAAGTGACGACAGAAGAAATTGAACAAATTGAATCGATTGTAAACGAAAAGATCTGGAACTCGATTCCGGTCGATAAGATGATTAAACCGATTGAAGAGGCAAAAGCAATGGGAGCGATGGCGCTCTTCGGTGAGAAATATGGAAGTGAAGTTCGTGTCGTCCAAGTCGGTGATTACAGCCTAGAGCTTTGTGGTGGCTGTCACGTCAAGAATACAGCTGAAATCGGACTGTTCAAAATTGTAACCGAGTCAGGTATCGGAGCAGGAACACGGAGAATTGAAGCCGTGACGAGCGAGGCGGCTTATCGTCACCTTTCAGGGCAAGTGCAAACCTTGAAAGAAACCGCGCAGGCTTTAAAAACGAACCTGAATGATGTTCCGACAAAAGTAGAGGGACTGCAAAGCCAGATTCGTGATCTGCAACGTGAAAATGAATCGTTGAAAAGTAAGCTTGCGAACATTGAAGCAGGATCACTGACAGACGAAGTAAAAGAAGTCAACGGTGTGAAAATCCTTGCTAAAAAAGTTTCAGCAAGTGATATGAATAATCTCCGATCGATTGTAGATGATGTGAAGAATAAGATCGGCAGTGGAATCGTCGTTTTAGGTTCTGCTCAAAATGAAAAAGTCAATATCGTAGCAGGAGTTACTGATGATTTAACGAAAGAAGGATATCATGCAGGTAAAATCGTGAAGGAAGTCGCTAGCCGTTGCGGTGGCGGGGGTGGTGGCCGTCCTGACATGGCTCAAGCAGGGGGCAAACAGCCTGAAAAACTTGACGAAGCATTAAATTATGTTTACGAATTCGTCAATTCCATTTCCTAA
- a CDS encoding AI-2E family transporter: MKNLFTIEALVRLGMILLSLLTIFVLMKLGPFWHPILDILITIFVPFFVAIFITYLLHPIVEWLHRKGLPRSIAILIIYLTFFGGTGFLIFKSVPYLIAQLKDLSEQLPVLSDTYKMWVREFYEHTDHLPEVVHNEFEETLHSTEKYLDKSIEGVLEFIKAFWGNLFSWIVIPFLVFYMLKDIDIIYKMIWNITPSRLRKPGKRLAKDIDESLGNYIRGQLTVAVALACLAVLAFWVAGIPYPVILGIIVGLTDFIPYFGPIIGAVPVVLIAATISVKKLFIVLGIVIVLQFIEGNILGPLIVGKTLHIHPIMIIAALLIGGEIGGVLGLLLAVPIFAVGKVVYIHTRNHFRNVDNV, from the coding sequence ATGAAAAATTTGTTTACAATTGAAGCGCTCGTTCGTCTAGGTATGATCCTGCTTAGTCTATTGACGATCTTTGTCCTGATGAAGTTGGGACCTTTTTGGCATCCGATCCTCGACATCTTGATCACGATCTTCGTTCCTTTTTTCGTCGCGATTTTCATCACGTATCTTTTACACCCGATTGTGGAATGGCTTCACCGGAAAGGTCTCCCTAGATCGATCGCAATTCTGATTATCTATCTTACTTTCTTTGGAGGAACAGGGTTTCTTATTTTCAAAAGTGTTCCCTATTTAATCGCTCAATTGAAGGATTTGAGTGAACAGCTCCCGGTCCTATCCGATACGTACAAAATGTGGGTGAGGGAATTCTATGAACATACCGATCATCTCCCTGAAGTCGTCCATAATGAATTTGAAGAAACCCTACATTCGACTGAAAAATATTTGGACAAATCGATAGAAGGTGTACTTGAATTCATCAAAGCATTCTGGGGAAACCTGTTTTCATGGATTGTCATCCCGTTTCTCGTTTTCTATATGCTGAAGGACATTGATATCATCTACAAGATGATCTGGAACATAACGCCATCAAGATTGCGCAAACCTGGAAAGCGGCTCGCGAAGGACATCGATGAATCACTTGGGAATTATATTCGTGGACAATTGACTGTTGCCGTTGCTTTAGCCTGTCTTGCAGTGTTGGCCTTCTGGGTAGCTGGTATCCCATATCCGGTCATTCTTGGTATCATTGTCGGTTTAACGGACTTCATCCCATATTTCGGTCCGATCATCGGGGCCGTGCCAGTGGTGCTGATTGCAGCAACAATATCGGTGAAGAAGTTGTTCATTGTTTTGGGGATTGTCATCGTCCTCCAATTTATTGAGGGGAACATTCTCGGACCATTAATTGTGGGCAAAACACTGCACATTCACCCGATCATGATTATTGCCGCCCTGTTGATCGGCGGAGAAATCGGTGGTGTACTCGGCTTGCTCCTTGCCGTCCCGATTTTTGCTGTAGGGAAGGTGGTCTACATTCATACGAGGAACCATTTCAGAAATGTTGACAACGTTTAA
- a CDS encoding DUF3918 family protein, with the protein MNRTFVAIATTFAGAYLMKSLYNSDLLSSKKMKRIRKRIAKAIY; encoded by the coding sequence TTGAATCGTACTTTCGTAGCAATTGCAACAACCTTTGCAGGTGCCTACTTGATGAAATCCCTATACAATTCAGATCTCCTATCAAGTAAAAAGATGAAGCGAATTCGTAAACGAATAGCGAAAGCAATCTATTAG
- a CDS encoding ATP-dependent RecD-like DNA helicase, with amino-acid sequence MELQGQLQLGNEEKTYVKGSILHVIYQNAETYYTVLKVKTSGTNLAEIEKELIVVGAFPVLLEDESYIFWGDMKEHPKYGKQFVVDFYRKDLPRTEDGMILYLSSDLFNGIGKKTAEKVVRTLGDNAFSKILEDPEVLNEISSLTEERARTIYETLMEHQGLEQLLSTLHNYGIGPSIAMKIYQTYQQESLSVIQSNPYQLIYDIDGVGFKRADEIGQALGIEDTSSERIQAGILYCLKELSNQQGHTYMPVDELIQETKRLLFNGQVDDEEIDFYSEIVSLHGDGKAYIEEENAYLPSLFFSERGLIQSIDKIMKQDEYDRVELSDFYNALGELEEHQGIEYAEAQKDAIYKALTSPMMILTGGPGTGKTTVIKGIIEVYAEIHGLSLDPKDYEKNEYPFLLVAPTGRAAKRMSESTGLPAVTIHRLLGWKGGSGFEYGEDNPIAGRLLIIDEMSMVDLRLAYRLFDALPEHIQVVMVGDEDQLPSVGPGQVLKDLIDSTVIPTVQLDEIYRQAKGSTIIQLAHEMKNGTLPDDLHAPQRDRRFFPCKQDQVTQAILQVCKSAMSKGYTAKDVQVLAPMYRGRAGIDELNKELQEMFNPPNEQKREINHFETIYRVGDKVLQLVNVPEEQIFNGDIGEIVSIIYAKETTDKEDQIVISFDGIEVTFKKTDLTQITHAYCCSIHKSQGSEFPIVVLPIVRGYFRMLRRNLIYTAVTRSKEYLILCGEMEALERAVQQNETSRRNSNLSSKLKGYLEQQVEQENV; translated from the coding sequence ATGGAATTACAAGGACAACTCCAACTCGGGAATGAAGAAAAGACATATGTGAAGGGTTCGATTCTGCATGTCATTTATCAGAATGCCGAAACCTATTACACCGTTCTGAAGGTTAAAACCTCTGGAACGAATCTTGCCGAAATTGAAAAGGAACTGATTGTCGTCGGCGCATTTCCAGTACTGCTGGAGGATGAATCGTATATTTTCTGGGGAGATATGAAAGAGCATCCAAAATACGGCAAGCAGTTTGTGGTCGATTTTTATCGTAAAGATCTGCCCCGTACAGAAGATGGAATGATTCTCTATTTATCGAGTGACCTTTTTAATGGGATCGGGAAGAAAACGGCAGAAAAGGTCGTTCGGACATTAGGCGATAATGCATTCTCGAAAATTCTCGAGGACCCGGAAGTCTTGAATGAAATATCGAGCTTAACAGAAGAAAGAGCCCGTACGATTTATGAGACGCTGATGGAGCATCAAGGGCTGGAGCAGCTGTTAAGCACCCTACATAACTATGGTATCGGTCCTTCCATTGCCATGAAAATTTATCAGACATATCAGCAGGAATCCTTGTCCGTCATTCAATCGAATCCCTATCAACTGATTTACGATATTGATGGAGTCGGCTTCAAAAGAGCAGATGAAATCGGTCAGGCTTTAGGCATAGAAGACACTTCTTCTGAACGTATCCAGGCAGGTATTTTGTATTGCCTGAAGGAGCTTTCCAATCAACAAGGACATACGTATATGCCGGTTGACGAGCTGATCCAAGAAACGAAGCGGCTCTTGTTCAATGGCCAGGTTGATGATGAGGAAATTGATTTCTACAGTGAGATTGTGTCTCTACACGGAGATGGAAAAGCGTATATCGAGGAAGAGAATGCTTACCTTCCTTCATTGTTTTTCTCGGAACGTGGTCTTATTCAATCGATCGATAAAATCATGAAACAGGATGAATATGATCGTGTTGAGCTATCAGACTTTTACAATGCCCTCGGTGAGCTTGAAGAGCATCAAGGTATTGAATATGCGGAAGCCCAAAAAGATGCGATCTACAAAGCATTGACCTCACCGATGATGATCCTGACAGGGGGCCCAGGTACAGGTAAGACGACCGTCATAAAGGGAATTATTGAGGTTTATGCTGAAATTCATGGTCTATCCCTTGATCCAAAGGATTATGAGAAAAATGAGTATCCATTCCTGTTGGTGGCACCGACAGGCCGAGCGGCCAAACGGATGAGTGAATCCACAGGGCTTCCAGCGGTTACAATCCATAGGCTTCTCGGATGGAAAGGTGGAAGCGGCTTCGAGTATGGCGAAGATAATCCGATCGCTGGCCGGTTGTTGATTATTGATGAAATGTCGATGGTCGATCTCCGTCTCGCATACCGGCTGTTTGATGCACTTCCGGAGCATATCCAGGTCGTGATGGTAGGGGATGAGGATCAGTTGCCTTCCGTAGGACCTGGGCAGGTACTGAAGGACTTGATTGATTCCACTGTAATCCCTACAGTCCAGCTCGATGAAATTTACCGGCAGGCGAAAGGATCGACCATTATCCAGCTTGCACATGAAATGAAGAATGGGACTCTGCCTGACGACCTTCATGCACCTCAGCGAGATCGACGTTTTTTCCCATGCAAACAAGACCAGGTGACACAAGCGATCCTACAAGTCTGTAAGAGCGCAATGTCGAAAGGTTACACAGCGAAGGACGTCCAAGTTCTTGCACCTATGTATCGGGGGCGTGCTGGGATTGATGAACTGAACAAAGAATTACAAGAGATGTTCAATCCACCGAATGAACAAAAACGAGAAATTAACCATTTTGAAACGATTTACCGAGTAGGGGATAAAGTCCTTCAACTGGTCAATGTACCTGAAGAACAGATCTTCAATGGTGATATTGGTGAAATCGTGTCTATTATTTACGCAAAGGAAACGACAGACAAAGAGGATCAGATTGTCATTTCATTCGATGGCATTGAAGTTACCTTCAAGAAAACGGACCTTACCCAAATCACCCATGCATATTGCTGTTCCATCCATAAATCCCAGGGAAGCGAATTTCCGATCGTCGTCCTTCCAATCGTCAGAGGGTATTTTCGGATGTTGAGAAGGAACCTGATCTATACAGCAGTGACCCGAAGCAAAGAGTACTTGATCCTTTGCGGTGAAATGGAGGCGCTGGAGCGTGCTGTGCAACAAAATGAGACAAGCCGCCGAAATTCCAATCTAAGTTCAAAATTGAAAGGATATCTTGAACAACAAGTAGAGCAGGAGAACGTATAA
- a CDS encoding tetratricopeptide repeat protein: MTEDHNKIGIERMKEGKYEEAAKAFHKALEEKPDDPVAYVNFGNLLELVGEYEKAMGFFDKAIELDEDLAAAYYGAGVVFYKLEQFDDAVDLFIDAIKKGLSDGDSHFMLGMSFTQLGDDRRALPHFQKATEENEKDVDAWFQYGMALGKLQMFEHSTNALRNVIELDPEHADAYYNLGVAYLYQSDLDQAEAMFQKAVSIQNDHLLAHNGIKQVNELRKSTGNNE; the protein is encoded by the coding sequence ATGACTGAAGATCATAATAAAATCGGCATTGAACGTATGAAAGAAGGAAAATATGAGGAAGCAGCGAAGGCTTTTCATAAAGCACTTGAAGAAAAACCGGATGATCCTGTTGCATATGTGAACTTCGGGAACCTTCTCGAACTCGTCGGAGAGTACGAGAAGGCGATGGGGTTTTTCGATAAGGCGATTGAGTTGGATGAAGATTTGGCAGCAGCATATTATGGTGCAGGTGTCGTCTTCTATAAGCTAGAGCAATTCGATGATGCCGTGGACCTTTTCATTGATGCAATTAAGAAGGGGCTTTCCGATGGCGATTCACATTTCATGCTTGGTATGAGCTTTACACAACTTGGAGATGACAGACGCGCCCTTCCACACTTCCAAAAGGCGACAGAAGAGAATGAGAAGGATGTGGATGCGTGGTTCCAATATGGAATGGCACTTGGTAAGCTTCAAATGTTCGAGCACTCTACCAACGCATTGCGAAATGTGATTGAACTCGATCCAGAGCATGCAGATGCCTATTATAACCTTGGTGTCGCTTATCTCTATCAATCAGATCTAGATCAAGCTGAAGCAATGTTCCAGAAAGCTGTCAGCATCCAAAATGACCATCTTCTTGCCCATAATGGTATCAAGCAGGTGAATGAATTGCGCAAGTCCACTGGAAACAATGAATGA
- the mnmA gene encoding tRNA 2-thiouridine(34) synthase MnmA, whose translation MEKRPENTRVVVGMSGGVDSSVAALLLKEQGYDVIGIFMKNWDDTDENGVCTATEDYEDVIRVCNQLGIPYYAVNFEKQYWDKVFTYFLEEYKAGRTPNPDVMCNKEIKFKAFLDHALSLGADYVATGHYARVAERNGETVMLRGVDENKDQTYFLNQLSQDQISKVMFPIGEYKKPEIREMAEKAGLATAKKKDSTGICFIGERNFKEFLSQYLPAQPGEMQTLSGEKKGTHDGLMYYTIGQRHGLGIGGDGDPWFVVGKDLDRNVLYVEQGFHNDLLYSDRLTATKVSWVTGKEMPDEIKCTAKFRYRQPDRNVTVRKREDGLYDVLFDEPQRAITPGQAVVFYDRDVCLGGGTIDKVYKNEEAISYL comes from the coding sequence ATGGAAAAAAGACCAGAAAATACACGTGTTGTCGTAGGTATGTCAGGGGGAGTCGATTCCTCGGTAGCGGCATTGCTTTTAAAGGAACAGGGTTATGATGTAATCGGAATTTTCATGAAGAACTGGGATGATACCGATGAAAACGGCGTATGTACAGCAACGGAAGATTATGAAGATGTCATCCGCGTCTGTAACCAACTTGGCATCCCTTATTACGCTGTAAACTTTGAAAAGCAATATTGGGATAAAGTGTTCACGTACTTCCTTGAAGAATATAAAGCAGGGCGTACGCCGAATCCGGACGTCATGTGCAACAAAGAAATCAAGTTCAAAGCTTTTCTCGATCATGCGTTAAGCCTTGGGGCAGATTATGTCGCCACTGGTCATTATGCACGTGTTGCTGAACGAAATGGTGAAACGGTCATGCTAAGAGGCGTGGATGAAAACAAAGACCAGACGTATTTCTTGAATCAGCTTAGCCAGGATCAAATTTCCAAAGTCATGTTCCCGATCGGTGAATACAAAAAACCTGAAATCAGAGAAATGGCTGAGAAAGCAGGACTTGCTACTGCTAAAAAGAAAGATAGCACAGGAATCTGTTTCATCGGGGAACGAAATTTCAAGGAATTCCTGAGTCAGTACCTACCAGCCCAACCTGGAGAAATGCAAACTCTTTCCGGTGAAAAGAAGGGGACGCATGATGGTCTGATGTATTATACGATCGGCCAACGTCACGGACTTGGAATCGGAGGAGACGGTGATCCATGGTTCGTCGTCGGTAAAGACTTAGATAGGAATGTACTATACGTCGAGCAAGGGTTCCATAATGACCTTCTCTATTCTGACAGGTTGACTGCAACCAAAGTGAGCTGGGTCACTGGTAAGGAAATGCCGGACGAAATCAAGTGCACAGCGAAATTCCGTTATCGTCAACCAGACCGCAACGTGACGGTCCGTAAACGCGAAGACGGTCTGTATGATGTATTGTTTGATGAACCGCAACGTGCCATTACACCTGGACAAGCCGTCGTTTTTTATGATAGAGATGTTTGTCTCGGTGGAGGGACGATCGATAAAGTCTATAAGAATGAAGAAGCGATTTCGTACTTGTAG